The Polyodon spathula isolate WHYD16114869_AA chromosome 3, ASM1765450v1, whole genome shotgun sequence genome has a segment encoding these proteins:
- the LOC121309246 gene encoding activity-dependent neuroprotector homeobox protein 2-like, which translates to MFQLPVVNLDKIRKSRKRVKEVLCDIGLQNCKELLEEVQSFDAGDKYFNNTTWWDLSESESHRRRKPRYRTKTFCCSQCKFCTKTLYSYRAHVLRCHEEEEDLETLAGCPVCPFTSHPKVINQHFRIFHTMPRKNLTSQSVPSSDSTPVNAVDRFSCRKCFFQDSLYYCMKKHILVSHYPTLLNSYYGQRSENEMNACRESGIHPIKFYCKICNLPADSSEALLYHILTSEKHRELEVHLKALIHENTKTGKRNQMRVPQIAPKVKVSHQVLKLSMLPGTSGQQQQQQQQQQQQQMKIVSLQQNKLSQVMGPPRPPANTAGAAAITKARLPSPPVSLANPVHTPVGQPAIHTVPGGAATLIRAPGSTQAFYPGGSTSALIQMATAAARSSLPSTSSVTINSLPSRRTTATLPAPARVVTSLVQASSRSGPTTISSSKQNVSFQQQQRLTVVQAAVPLNKLGLRAPGTQPLLVSSQRLNQAISAVNQPKGAMLASQSLFSQLIPTGNKVNGLPTYTLAPVQVTMPVQSGSVQNLSTLPVSVQIPQGNTVSKLQTTKPVQTVPCQPNTNSKQAKQWISCPVCNELFPSNVYQVHIRVAHKEAPTNSSNAPHRLAARAPFMKKIKEKTLKCLLCKTLISEKGLFEHVLHGLNCLYCPAMFNSVKQLVEHTNSEHNTKQKANSDFMNKEYQLYTDDHGELVFPYFDLHTTASSEQVGDKEVHLALVTGTLEVIYIKVHIEAVRSVCRVTQKAQTKDCPFCPEKFETSEGYELHLKVKHHIMPTIHTILKTPAFKCIYCCGVYTGKTTAKAISVHVLRCRCAPKNTKDLERTFNPDCTIPTVVSVNGGSQRIVIVPMKQDAQVTSNSQADNPAFQSNLRLEVATRDSADVSVRERELTATKRKRIDSDGGALSSALEEPLVCLELDPTGFEMRAYEDRKEFLNNYFNKKPYLSKNETEVLASRLWINKTDVACHFGSKRTRCLKTIQKTKAVVLLGFNLRVILRK; encoded by the coding sequence CCAAGGTACCGCACCAAGACATTCTGCTGCAGCCAGTGCAAGTTTTGTACAAAAACATTGTACTCCTACAGAGCCCACGTACTGCGTTGtcatgaggaggaggaggaccttGAAACTCTGGCCGGATGCCCCGTCTGTCCATTCACTTCCCATCCTAAAGTCATCAATCAGCACTTCAGGATCTTTCATACTATGCCACGGAAGAACCTGACATCACAGTCTGTACCCAGTTCTGACTCGACGCCTGTAAATGCTGTGGATAGATTCTCCTGTCGTAAATGCTTCTTTCAAGACTCTTTGTATTACTGTATGAAAAAGCACATTTTAGTGTCTCATTATCCTACCTTATTGAACAGTTACTATGGGCAGCGgtcagaaaatgaaatgaatgccTGTAGAGAAAGTGGAATACACCCTATCaaattttactgtaaaatttGCAATTTGCCTGCTGACAGCTCAGAGGCTTTGCTGTATCACATCTTAACATCCGAAAAGCACAGAGAACTGGAGGTTCACTTAAAAGCCTTGATtcatgaaaacacaaaaacagggaAAAGAAACCAGATGAGGGTCCCACAGATAGCCCCTAAGGTGAAAGTGTCTCATCAGGTTCTGAAACTGTCCATGTTGCCTGGAACCAGTggacaacagcaacaacaacaacagcagcagcagcagcagcagatgaaAATTGTTTCACTTCAGCAGAATAAACTATCTCAAGTCATGGGGCCTCCCAGACCTCCTGCAAACACCGCAGGGGCTGCTGCTATTACAAAAGCTCGGCTTCCAAGCCCTCCTGTTTCTCTTGCAAACCCAGTCCACACACCTGTGGGTCAACCAGCAATCCATACGGTCCCTGGAGGTGCAGCAACTCTAATACGTGCTCCGGGCAGCACTCAAGCCTTCTACCCAGGGGGTTCAACATCTGCACTCATACAGATGGCTACAGCAGCTGCTAGGAGCTCACTGCCTTCCACCTCATCCGTCACAATCAATTCTCTGCCTTCTAGAAGGACAACCGCTACCTTACCTGCCCCAGCCCGGGTTGTGACATCATTGGTACAGGCCTCTAGCCGCTCCGGGCCCACTACTATCAGTTCTTCCAAGCAAAATGTCTCATTTCAGCAGCAACAGCGCCTCACTGTGGTACAGGCAGCCGTTCCGCTTAACAAACTGGGGTTACGAGCACCAGGTACTCAGCCCCTCCTTGTTTCCTCACAAAGACTGAACCAAGCCATTTCAGCTGTCAACCAACCTAAAGGTGCTATGCTGGCCTCACAGTCTCTCTTCAGTCAGTTGATTCCAACAGGCAATAAAGTGAATGGCTTACCCACCTACACTTTGGCACCAGTTCAGGTGACAATGCCAGTGCAGTCTGGAAGTGTGCAGAACCTTTCAACGTTGCCAGTGTCAGTGCAAATCCCCCAAGGAAATACAGTTTCAAAGCTCCAGACAACTAAGCCCGTTCAGACAGTCCCCTGCCAGCCTAATACAAACTCCAAACAGGCTAAACAGTGGATAAGTTGCCCTGTGTGCAACGAGCTGTTTCCCTCCAATGTGTACCAAGTCCACATTAGAGTAGCTCATAAAGAGGCTCCTACCAATAGCAGTAATGCGCCGCATAGGCTTGCAGCCCGGGCACCATTTATGAagaagattaaagaaaaaacCCTCAAATGCCTGCTCTGCAAAACTTTAATTTCTGAAAAAGGACTTTTTGAACATGTGTTGCATGGCTTGAACTGCCTGTACTGTCCTGCAATGTTCAACTCTGTTAAACAGTTAGTGGAGCACACAAATTCTGAGCACAATactaaacaaaaagcaaatagtGATTTCATGAATAAGGAATATCAGCTTTACACTGATGACCATGGGGAACTTGTATTTCCTTATTTTGACTTGCACACTACTGCATCCAGTGAACAAGTGGGGGACAAAGAAGTTCACCTAGCCCTTGTCACAGGAACACTGGAGGTCATCTACATTAAGGTGCATATCGAGGCTGTTCGGTCAGTTTGCAGAGTAACTCAGAAAGCCCAGACTAAAGATTGCCCTTTTTGTCCAGAGAAGTTTGAGACCTCCGAGGGATATGAACTGCATCTGAAGGTGAAACACCACATAATGCCTACAATCCACACCATTTTAAAAACTCCAGCTTTCAAATGCATCTATTGCTGTGGTGTGTACACAGGAAAAACTACGGCAAAAGCAATATCTGTCCACGTGCTGCGCTGTAGGTGTGCTCCCAAGAACACCAAGGATTTAGAAAGAACATTCAATCCAGACTGCACCATTCCAACAGTCGTGTCTGTGAACGGAGGATCCCAGAGGATAGTCATAGTGCCAATGAAACAGGATGCTCAGGTGACTTCCAATTCCCAGGCAGACAATCCTGCCTTTCAGAGTAATCTAAGGCTTGAAGTGGCAACGAGAGACTCTGCAGATGTTAGTGTGAGGGAAAGAGAACTTACAGCTACGAAAAGGAAGAGGATTGACTCAGATGGTGGTGCCCTGTCTTCTGCACTGGAGGAGCCTCTAGTATGTCTTGAACTTGACCCCACTGGCTTTGAAATGCGTGCCTATGAGGACCGGAAAGAGTTCCTCAATAACTATTTCAACAAAAAGCCGTACCTGTCCAAAAATGAGACTGAGGTGCTTGCATCCCGCTTGTGGATTAATAAGACTGATGTGGCTTGCCACTTTGGTTCCAAACGTACCAGATGCTTGAAAACAATCCAAAAAACCAAGGCAGTTGTGCTGTTAGGATTTAATTTGCGTGTGATTTTAAGGAAGTAA